A region of Salvelinus alpinus chromosome 6, SLU_Salpinus.1, whole genome shotgun sequence DNA encodes the following proteins:
- the LOC139578534 gene encoding cadherin-24-like: MTTPTVLLLVLVCMWEEQRGCSSLTVSLPITAQNSQEDLIELRAAEYSLVNHGQNAEVLMTTHIPLTPGLTDKEKNGMDEIVQISTQTPDFTLQTTLTPGKIWNVITSKSDHVDNGDNVHTQSLEAQQSMEAEANGDPNHHVKVQTVSHPESRVLPESISGRGLVSRGAGLTLIGVGPHSRRKRSWQWNQFFVIEEYRGPEPVLIGRLHTDMDRGDGRTKYILEGEGVGSVFVIDGNTGNIHVTKSLDREEKDQYRLIATVTDRQTGHALEPSSMFIIRVQDINDNPPVFQNEPYSTTVPEMANIGTSIIQVTATDADDPTYGNSARLVYAVTQGQQYFSVDPQTGVLRTAVTDMDRESQDTYLVVLEAKDMGGHLGGMSGTTTVTVRLSDVNDNPPHFRKSAWSFSISELAAPGVEVGRLSATDADLGENAMLEYTILDGEEGDTFNITGRDQEAVIVLNKLLDYERCGSYSFSVEVMNPVVDARFLRKGPFKDRATVRVMVLNADEPPRFSRSRYRLDVPENCPPVCSVGRVSAVDPDTGQSSNIRYSIDPQSDPEALFRIASDSGLITTVMELDREREQWHNITVIATQRDNPNLVTRVVVAIETLDQNDNAPELDRQYTTSVCDSSTPGQVVQVLRAVDRDQGGQDATVHFSIPPESSSALNLTIRESGGATARLVLQSALQPLAGFSSSLLTLYVPIVLRDGASGLTNTGTVTVTVCPCLRGGMQAEERGRQRDRGWERQTVCLPLPSASPSLIFSMVTLLALLACVTTLLVVCALSLSLRHQKRDSHSPFEEDDVRENIITYDDEGGGEADTAAFDITALQSMHRVQRMQDSRNIWYTQQNQARARTYSWSRTPHSALDPRPPGSTPVYGHLCYSIHTLPVLRDLPEGRTPFQSGLQLAKLMETYGLPGHQMGNVNNSLVIQNQGTFDLLESGAVHLNPAEPRFPSREGPESMMADSRPTEREGGRETNTDNQQQQLHPDQGPIRTQPESVLTDEALVLTYSVPNGSCSQSHSSSLSSSEQQENKTESSPSQTTTTTGASSSAVDDTDTDSSTLPSSEKNEDTVGDTHTKTLGESTYSIVGSLNQGSGGIPVTGTTLYPGSAEFLNMYALGRSLSGGMLGYGRGWGCARGLVSNRAGEKGGANCNPSLPLRMEDFLKHRLDQVTDLSQPPYDSLQTYEFEGGDSRAGSLSSLESEGEREEERGRETVDELDQKFHRLVKIIEEREQEKECERSSVEETTRAEDRSQGLDVNEMSKTESVDEEKEVSRWDF; encoded by the exons ATGACCACCCCAACAGTGCTTCTTCTTGTTTTGGTTTGTATGTGGGAGGAGCAGCGAGGATGTAGTTCACTAACTGTTAGTTTGCCGATTACAGCTCAGAACAGCCAGGAAGACCTAATTGAACTGAGGGCTGCAGAATACTCTCTGGTGAATCATGGTCAGAATGCTGAGGTTCTTATGACAACCCACATCCCACTGACTCCTGGATTAACAGACAAAGAAAAGAATGGCATGGATGAAATAGTACAGATATCAACTCAAACTCCAGACTTTACCCTTCAAACCACTTTGACTCCTGGAAAGATATGGAATGTAATTACATCCAAGAGTGACCATGTGGATAATGGGGATAATGTTCACACTCAGTCACTTGAGGCCCAGCAGTCCATGGAGGCAGAGGCCAATGGAGACCCCAATCATCATGTGAAGGTCCAGACTGTCTCGCATCCAGAGTCCAGAGTTCTCCCAGAGAGTATCTCTGGGCGGGGCTTAGTCTCTCGGGGGGCTGGGTTAACTCTAATAGGGGTGGGGCCTCACTCTCGTCGTAAGCGGAGCTGGCAGTGGAACCAGTTCTTTGTCATTGAGGAGTACAGAGGACCAGAGCCAGTGCTCATCGGACGG CTGCACACAGATATGGACCGAGGTGATGGGCGTACCAAGTACATCttagaaggagagggggtggggtctgtgtTTGTCATCGATGGGAACACTGGCAACATCCACGTCACCAAGTCCCTGGACCGAGAAGAGAAGGACCAGTACCGCCTCATCGCCACGGTAACCGACCGCCAGACGGGCCACGCCCTCGAACCCTCGTCCATGTTCATCATCAGAGTGCAGGACATCAATGACAACCCACCTGTCTTCCAGAATGAGCCATACAGCACCACCGTGCCCGAGATGGCCAATATAG gtaCATCCATAATCCAGGTGACAGCCACGGATGCAGACGACCCTACGTATGGTAACAGTGCCAGGCTGGTGTATGCTGTGACCCAGGGCCAGCAGTATTTCTCTGTGGATCCTCAGACAG GTGTCCTGCGTACTGCTGTAACTGACATGGACAGggagagtcaggacacctatCTGGTCGTCCTTGAGGCCAAAGACATGGGGGGGCACCTGGGGGGGATGTCAGGGACGACCACAGTCACTGTGAGGCTGAGTGACGTCAACGACAACCCCCCTCACTTCAGAAAGA gTGCCTGGTCATTCTCTATCTCTGAGCTGGCAGCACCAGGAGTGGAGGTGGGTCGCCTCTCGGCCACAGATGCTGATCTGGGAGAGAACGCCATGCTGGAATATACCATCCTGGACGGAGAGGAGGGGGACACATTTAACATCACCGGAAGAGACCAAGAGGCTGTCATTGTGTTAAACAAG CTGCTCGACTATGAGAGGTGCGGTTCCTACTCGTTCTCAGTGGAGGTTATGAACCCCGTAGTGGACGCACGGTTCCTACGGAAGGGTCCCTTTAAGGACCGGGCGACCGTACGGGTCATGGTCCTCAATGCAGACGAGCCCCCCCGCTTCTCCCGGTCACGTTACCGTCTAGATGTGCCTGAGAACTGTCCCCCTGTCTGCAGCGTGGGTCGGGTGTCTGCTGTGGACCCAGACACGGGACAAAGCTCCAACATCAG GTACTCTATTGACCCTCAGTCTGACCCTGAGGCTCTGTTCCGTATTGCTTCTGACAGCGGCCTTATCACCACGGTGATGGAGTTGGACCGGGAGCGCGAGCAGTGGCATAATATCACTGTCATCGCCACACAGAGAG ACAATCCTAACCTTGTAACCAGAGTTGTGGTTGCCATAGAGACGCTGGACCAGAATGATAATGCACCAGAGTTGGACAGGCAGTACACAACGTCTGTGTGtgactccagtacccctggacag GTTGTTCAGGTACTGCGGGCGGTGGATAGGGACCAGGGAGGACAGGACGCCACAGTCCACTTCAGCATCCCTCCAGAGTCCAGTTCTGCTCTAAACCTCACCATCAGGGAGAGTGGAG GTGCCACAGCGAGACTAGTGCTCCAGTCGGCCCTGCAGCCCCTCGCtggcttctcctcctccctcctcaccctgTACGTGCCCATCGTGCTGCGGGATGGGGCGTCCGGCCTCACCAACACCGGGACGGTCACCGTGACCGTGTGTCCATGTCTGAGAGGAGGCATGCAGGCCGAGGAGAGGGGTAGGCagagggacaggggctgggagagacagacagtatgtcTGCCCCTGCCCTCCGCCTCTCCATCACTCATCTTCAGTATGGTCACCTTGCTGGCCCTGCTGGCCTGTGTCACCACGCTGCTGG tGGTGtgtgctctgtctctgtctctgcggCATCAGAAGCGAGACTCCCACTCCCCATTTGAGGAGGATGATGTGAGGGAGAACATCATTACCTACGATGACGAAGGGGGAGGGGAAGCAGACACTGCTGCCTTTGACATCACCGCGCTCCAGAGCATGCACAGAGTACAGCGCATGCAGGACAGCAGGAACAT ATGGTACACACAGCAGAATCAGGCCAGGGCTAGGACGTACAGCTGGAGCAGGACCCCACACTCTGCTTTGGACCCCAGGCCTCCAGGCTCAACCCCTGTGTACGGACACCTCTGCTACAGCATCCACACCCTGCCTGTCCTCAGAGACCTTCCCGAGGGGCGCACTCCATTCCAGTCGGGTCTGCAGCTGGCCAAACTGATGGAAACCTATGGGCTTCCTGGCCATCAGATGGGTAACGTTAATAATTCCCTAGTCATCCAGAACCAGGGCACATTTGATCTGCTAGAGTCTGGAGCGGTTCATCTCAACCCTGCTGAGCCACGGTTCCCCAGCAGAGAAGGACCAGAGAGCATGATGGCTGACAGcagacctacagagagagagggaggcagggagaccaACACTGACAAccagcaacagcagctgcatCCGGACCAGGGACCAATCAGG ACACAGCCTGAGTCTGTACTGACAGATGAAGCACTGGTTCTGACctactctgtcccaaatggctcatGCTCCCAGAGTCACAGCAGTAGCCTCTCTTCCTCAGAGCAGCAGGAGAACAAGACAGAGTCCTCTCCCTCacagaccaccaccaccactggaGCTTCCAGCTCTGCAGTAGATGACACAGACACAGATTCCTCTACTCTCCCCAGCTCAGAGAAGAATGAAGACACTGTTGGTGACACCCACACTAAAACACTgggggagtcaacatacagcatTGTGGGTTCACTAAACCAGGGCAGTGGAGGGATACCTGTGACCGGGACTACTTTGTATCCAGGCAGTGCAGAATTCCTGAACATGTACGCGCTTGGTAGGAGCCTCTCTGGAGGCATGCTGGGATACGGCAGGGGGTGGGGCTGTGCCCGGGGACTGGTGTCTAACAGGGCAGGGGAAAAGGGTGGGGCTAACTGTAACCCCTCCCTGCCTTTGAGGATGGAGGACTTCCTGAAGCACCGTTTGGACCAGGTGACTGACCTATCCCAGCCACCCTACGACTCACTGCAAACCTATGAGTTTGAGGGGGGGGACTCCCGGGCAGGGTCACTGAGCTCACTGGAAAGCGAGggcgagagggaggaggagagagggagggaaacggTAGACGAGTTGGACCAGAAGTTCCATAGGCTAGTGAAGATAAtcgaagagagagaacaagaaaagGAGTGTGAGAGAAGTTCAGTGGAGGAGACGACACGGGCAGAAGATAGAAGCCAGGGTTTGGATGTCAACGAGATGAGCAAAACAGAGAGTGTTGATGAAGAGAAAGAGGTCTCAAGGTGGGATTTTTAG
- the LOC139578549 gene encoding collectrin-like produces MEEGCMINSHFLGISLFMRCLRMLVRILVLLYLAGAPALAQTLCQPNASNGYKVRISIKTALGNQAYEWNENEMFLFRATMAFAMRRYYKTETYNVDNIIMCNQTLRVSFWFVVTSPENSTMLIPNADVEKAVSMSRHRINNAFLLTDRTLEFLGIHPTLAAPVNPDTPPWLIVFGVVIGAVFAGIIALLVSSLLQKRRKEKGMMEDGQDEEDRQMKGVENDNVLDGIYNRGFTDDDRFTKL; encoded by the exons ATGGAGGAAGGTTGTATGATCAATTCTCATTTCCTAGGCATCTCTTTGTTCATGCGTTGTCTT AGGATGTTGGTGAGGATCCTGGTTCTGCTCTACCTGGCGGGGGCACCAGCCCTAGCACAAACCCTCTGCCAGCCTA ATGCATCAAATGGCTACAAAGTGCGAATCAGCATCAAAACTGCTTTGGGAAATCAGGCT TATGAATGGAATGAGAATGAAATGTTCCTTTTCCGAGCAACTATGGCCTTTGCCATGAGGAGGTACTACAAAACAGAAACGTACAA TGTCGACAACATTATCATGTGTAATCAGACTCTGAGGGTGTCCTTCTGGTTTGTGGTGACGTCACCTGAAAACTCCACCATGCTTATTCCTAATGCAGATGTGGAGAAAGCTGTGAG CATGTCAAGGCATCGCATCAACAACGCCTTCCTCCTGACAGATAGGACCCTGGAGTTTCTGGGCATCCACCCCACACTAGCAGCGCCAGTCAACCCTGACACCCCTCCCTGGCTCATCGTGTTTGGAGTGGTCATAGGGGCTGTGTTTGCTGGAATCATCGCCCTGCTCGTATCCTCTCTGCTTCAAAAGAGACG GAAAGAGAAAGGGATGATGGAGGATGGACAGGATGAAGAGGACAGGCAGATGAAAGGAGTGGAAAATGACAACGTCCTGGACGGCATCTACAACAGAGGATTCACAGATGATGATCGCTTCACAAAGCTGTAA